GGGGTTGGGGGTCAGCCTCATGTATCCGACGCCGATTCATGAGATCAGTCAAATCTGCGATGCTTTCGAACACGCCGCTTTTCCGGGCGCGACGGAGATTACGGACCGGTTATTGACCTTTCCAACCCATCCATTGATCTCGGAAAAAGATAAGGATGCGATCATCGCCCTTTTTGATAAGACACCTTGTAACGAAGATCGATCCTCTGCCGACAGGGGAAAGGTCACGGTCGGTTGCTGAATCTTCGCGGAGACGCTTGTTAAATGAAATTGATCGTTACCATCGATACGGAAGAAGATAATTGGGGAAATTACATCCCGAAAGGCTATTCGCTCGGAAACATCTCCCAAATCCCGGCGGTCCAGGATCTGTTCGACGAATTCGACATTCTTCCGACCTATCTGATCACCTACTCCGTCGCAACCGATCCGAGCTCGTCCTCTATTTTGCGCAGGATTCTCGATCGAGGCCGATGTGAAATCGGCATGCATTGTCATCCTTGGCACACGCCGCCGCTGGAGGAGAAGAGCAGCGAGGAGAACAGCATGCTCTGCAATCTTCCGGGCGATCTGCAATTCAGAAAGATCGAGCGCTTGCATGAAGCGATTGTTAAAAGTTTCGATATCGCTCCTCTTTCCTTTCGGGCGGGGCGATGGGGACATAGCAAAGACGTGGCGGCCGCCCTTAGTAAACTGGGATGTAAAGTGGACAGCTCCATTCTTTCTCTGGTCGATTGGACCCGTTTTTATGGACCCAATTTTTCTAACGCTTTCCCGGATCCTTATTGGTTTAATCCTGAAGAAATTTTTAGGCCCGATGCGGCGGGGAAATTACTTGAGGTTCCTGCAACCGTCGGTTTTACACAGACGAATTTTCAATTCTCGAATGACCTCTTCAACTTTCTTCAACGGGATCCGTTTCATCGGCTTCGTTTGATTGGTCTACTAGATAAACTCGGTCTGCTGAATAAAATATGGTTGTCTCCCGAGCAGGCGAGGGGGGATGAAATGATCGCTTTGGCGAAAACATTTCTGAAAAAAAAGGCACCTTTGATTAATTTATATTTTCATTCACCGACGCTCCAGCCGGGATTGACCTCGTATGTCCAGACCGAAGGAGACAAGCAAGCGTTCATCGAAAAGTTAAGGATGTTTTTCTCATTTACTAAAGAAGCCGGGATTGAATCGATCCGACTCTCCGATGCCGTCTCCGTGGTGCCGTCATGTTAGAAGTCCTCTTTTGGTCCTCAATCCTATTCGTTTTTTATGCCTATGCAGGCTACCCTTTGCTGCTAAAAGCCTTCTCTTCGGTGAGGAGCCATTCCGTTCGAAAGGGACCGATCGCTCCGAACGTCTCCTTTATCATCACCGCATATAACGAAGAAAAGCGGATCGAGGCAAAGCTTAAGAACACCTTAGAGCAGATCTATCCAAAGGAGAAACTGGAAATCATCGTTGCCTCCGACTGTTCTTCCGATAAGACGGATCAAATCGTTTTATCTCATCAAATGAGCGGTGTCCGGCTGGTCAGGGCTCCGGAAAGAAAGGGCAAAGAGAATGCCCAGAGATATGCGGTGGAGAGAGCGTCCGGAGAGATTCTCATTTTCTCGGATGTCGCCACGATCTTGGAGCCGGATGGGGTGAGGAATATCGTTGAGAATTTCAATGATGAGACGGTCGGATGTGTCAGCAGCGTCGATCGTTTTATCGACTCGGACGGGAAAATCAGCGGAGAGGGGGCTTATGTCAAATATGAGATGCTCCTCCGAAGTCTTGAATCGCGGTTCAATTCAGTGGTCGGCTTAAGCGGCTCGTTCTTTGCTGCACGAAGAGAAGTCTGCCGGGAGTGGGCCGTCGATCTTCAGAGCGACTTTAATACCTTGATTAATTCGATTAAAATCGGCCTGAGGGGTGTTTCGGACCCGGAAAGCATTGGATATTATAAAAATATTGCCGATGAGAAAAAAGAATTCGAGAGAAAAGTAAGGACCGTATTGAGAGGGATCTCTGTTTTCATGAACAGCCGTGCGCTTCTCAACCCTTTTCGGTACGGTTTCTTTTCCTGGCAGTTATTCAGCCACAAGCTCTGTCGGTGGCTGGTTCCCTTCGCCATGATCGGCGCCTTTTTGAGCAATATTCTTTTGATTGCCGGCTCGGTTTTTTATTTCTATCTTTTTTTGTTTCAGATTTTTTTCTATGCCGTCGCATTCGGAGGAATAGGATCTGACCTCTCCTCCAGGAAGTATTTTTTTAAAATCCCCTCATTTTTGGTTTTGGTGAATCTTTCTATTCTAAAAGCCTGGTACTGGTATGTAAAAGGAGAGCGGGTCATGCTTTGGGAG
This DNA window, taken from Candidatus Manganitrophaceae bacterium, encodes the following:
- a CDS encoding polysaccharide deacetylase family protein, with the protein product MKLIVTIDTEEDNWGNYIPKGYSLGNISQIPAVQDLFDEFDILPTYLITYSVATDPSSSSILRRILDRGRCEIGMHCHPWHTPPLEEKSSEENSMLCNLPGDLQFRKIERLHEAIVKSFDIAPLSFRAGRWGHSKDVAAALSKLGCKVDSSILSLVDWTRFYGPNFSNAFPDPYWFNPEEIFRPDAAGKLLEVPATVGFTQTNFQFSNDLFNFLQRDPFHRLRLIGLLDKLGLLNKIWLSPEQARGDEMIALAKTFLKKKAPLINLYFHSPTLQPGLTSYVQTEGDKQAFIEKLRMFFSFTKEAGIESIRLSDAVSVVPSC
- a CDS encoding glycosyltransferase family 2 protein, which encodes MLEVLFWSSILFVFYAYAGYPLLLKAFSSVRSHSVRKGPIAPNVSFIITAYNEEKRIEAKLKNTLEQIYPKEKLEIIVASDCSSDKTDQIVLSHQMSGVRLVRAPERKGKENAQRYAVERASGEILIFSDVATILEPDGVRNIVENFNDETVGCVSSVDRFIDSDGKISGEGAYVKYEMLLRSLESRFNSVVGLSGSFFAARREVCREWAVDLQSDFNTLINSIKIGLRGVSDPESIGYYKNIADEKKEFERKVRTVLRGISVFMNSRALLNPFRYGFFSWQLFSHKLCRWLVPFAMIGAFLSNILLIAGSVFYFYLFLFQIFFYAVAFGGIGSDLSSRKYFFKIPSFLVLVNLSILKAWYWYVKGERVMLWEPSKR